The following coding sequences lie in one Mucilaginibacter sp. KACC 22773 genomic window:
- a CDS encoding acyl-CoA thioesterase, translating to MDTPIYSTFESEFRVRPDDIDMFQHVHNSKYFDYVLAARYDQMERCYGMAMEKFMERGFGWVVRTAHVDYKRALAMGDYFIVKTGIETIDDKGCRVKFSLSNKATGKICCDGYFDYVMIDMATGRSAKVPEDVIEHYTI from the coding sequence ATGGATACTCCCATCTACTCTACCTTCGAAAGCGAGTTTCGTGTACGCCCGGACGATATCGACATGTTTCAGCACGTACACAACAGCAAATATTTTGATTATGTATTGGCCGCCCGGTACGATCAGATGGAACGCTGCTACGGCATGGCTATGGAAAAATTTATGGAGCGCGGTTTTGGCTGGGTAGTACGCACTGCCCACGTAGATTATAAACGTGCCCTCGCCATGGGCGACTACTTCATTGTAAAAACCGGTATCGAAACCATCGACGATAAAGGCTGCCGCGTAAAATTCAGCTTAAGCAACAAAGCTACCGGCAAAATATGCTGCGACGGCTATTTTGATTACGTAATGATTGATATGGCTACCGGAAGAAGCGCCAAGGTACCCGAGGATGTGATTGAGCATTATACTATTTAG
- a CDS encoding M61 family metallopeptidase → MKILSRLLFTAILFLSANSFAQQQPLNMQYAVSMEKAADHLYHVELTNKTPGKTLDFKMCAWTPGYYQLIDFAAAVQNFKVTDSKGVNLKWQKASENTWRVYHNSSGTIKISYDVKATVPFVGNIYLDETRGYITPGGLFMYLDNELWHPVTIKMQPYSKWNAMVATGLDTVAGKYHLYKADNFDVLYDSPFLMGELEVLPPFTVKNKPHNFIGYKLPEFDGQAFMDDLKKIVVAGSNIIGEIPYTHYTFLSIGAGGGGIEHLNSSSLSFSGGEGFNSPEAKKRLYNFIAHEYFHHYNVKRIRPVELGPFDYSKENHTNMLWVSEGFTVYYEYMITRRAGLMTGEDMLKDFEENIKNYENKPGHFYQSATQASYNTWNDGPNGRVNEDINKTISYYDKGPVLGLMLDFNIRHATQNKKTLDDVMRLLYYKYYKKLNRGFTEKEFRAECEKMAGTPMPEVFEYASTVKPPDYPKYFAYGGLRIDTNATVTYNSWAGINYRQRRDTLTIGTVEPNSPAWEKGIRGGTKILTVEGQPATQKLLDHALEAKNTGDALTLTIQKGTEKRDVTIILGSKKEKTFKISPLPNPDPLQAAIYKSWIGSL, encoded by the coding sequence ATGAAAATACTATCCCGGTTATTATTTACCGCTATCCTGTTTTTGAGCGCTAACTCCTTTGCACAGCAGCAACCTCTAAATATGCAATACGCTGTATCGATGGAGAAGGCAGCCGATCATCTTTACCACGTTGAGCTTACCAATAAAACGCCAGGTAAAACACTCGATTTTAAAATGTGTGCCTGGACTCCCGGCTACTACCAGCTTATTGATTTTGCCGCCGCGGTACAAAATTTTAAAGTAACCGATAGCAAGGGTGTAAACCTGAAGTGGCAAAAAGCCTCGGAAAACACCTGGCGCGTTTATCACAACAGTTCTGGCACAATAAAAATTTCGTATGATGTTAAAGCCACGGTGCCCTTTGTGGGCAATATTTACCTTGATGAAACACGGGGATACATTACCCCCGGTGGTTTATTCATGTACCTGGATAATGAACTGTGGCATCCGGTTACCATAAAAATGCAACCCTATAGCAAATGGAATGCAATGGTGGCCACGGGCTTAGATACGGTTGCAGGTAAATATCACCTGTACAAAGCCGATAATTTTGATGTGCTGTATGATAGCCCCTTTTTAATGGGCGAACTGGAAGTGCTGCCTCCGTTTACGGTTAAAAATAAACCACACAATTTTATTGGTTATAAGTTACCTGAGTTTGACGGGCAGGCATTTATGGACGATTTGAAAAAGATTGTGGTTGCGGGCAGCAACATCATTGGCGAAATACCCTATACGCACTATACCTTTTTATCAATAGGTGCCGGGGGCGGCGGTATCGAACATTTAAACTCATCGTCGTTAAGTTTTAGCGGGGGGGAGGGTTTTAATTCGCCCGAGGCTAAAAAGAGGCTTTACAACTTTATAGCCCACGAGTATTTTCACCATTATAATGTTAAACGCATCAGGCCGGTTGAATTGGGCCCGTTTGATTATTCGAAAGAGAACCACACCAATATGCTTTGGGTATCTGAAGGGTTTACGGTTTATTACGAATATATGATAACAAGGCGCGCCGGTTTAATGACGGGCGAAGATATGCTGAAAGATTTTGAAGAAAATATTAAAAACTATGAGAATAAGCCGGGCCATTTTTACCAGTCGGCCACCCAGGCCAGTTACAATACCTGGAACGACGGGCCAAACGGCCGCGTAAATGAGGATATTAATAAAACCATATCCTATTATGATAAAGGCCCTGTGCTTGGCTTAATGCTCGATTTTAACATCAGGCATGCTACTCAAAATAAAAAGACACTTGATGATGTAATGCGGTTGCTTTACTACAAATATTACAAAAAGCTTAACCGGGGCTTTACCGAAAAGGAATTTAGGGCCGAATGCGAAAAAATGGCCGGCACGCCAATGCCCGAAGTGTTTGAATACGCATCTACGGTTAAACCACCCGATTATCCAAAATACTTTGCTTACGGTGGTTTACGGATAGATACTAATGCTACGGTTACTTATAACTCATGGGCCGGCATTAATTATAGGCAACGACGCGATACATTAACTATTGGCACTGTCGAACCCAATTCGCCTGCCTGGGAAAAAGGCATAAGGGGTGGAACAAAAATTTTAACCGTTGAAGGCCAACCGGCAACGCAAAAATTATTAGACCATGCACTGGAAGCAAAAAACACTGGCGATGCTTTAACGCTCACCATACAAAAAGGAACCGAGAAACGCGATGTAACTATTATACTGGGCAGCAAAAAGGAAAAGACGTTTAAGATAAGTCCGCTGCCCAATCCCGATCCGTTGCAGGCGGCTATTTATAAAAGCTGGATAGGGAGTCTGTAA
- a CDS encoding adenylyltransferase/cytidyltransferase family protein, with the protein MKITEQTNRLMELGLDADILNRYREPHRFYHTLEHLDDLCGQLELKGFADNDALLLATVFHDIIYDPRSATNEEDSAKYFNELFIGDQRLKDEVTQIIFDTKNHQPKTELSKVFCDADLNILKLPFDKLLQYEQQIFKEFQFVDYAIYREKRVEVLQSLQQNVNNPALEYLIDYVRTRRPRIAVYPGSFNPFHKGHFNILQKAEQVFDKVIIARGVNPGKDASSYALPNILKYRQLATYEGLLTDFTGSLGYAVTIIRGLRNGSDLQYELNQYRYMQELGDKSINVIAIFCDMEFEHISSTGIRQLEKYGKAGEYLV; encoded by the coding sequence ATGAAAATTACAGAACAAACAAACCGGCTTATGGAGCTTGGCCTTGATGCGGATATACTAAACCGTTACCGCGAACCGCACCGGTTTTACCATACGCTGGAGCATCTGGACGATTTGTGTGGGCAGCTGGAATTAAAGGGTTTTGCCGATAATGATGCATTGCTGCTTGCTACCGTATTTCATGATATTATTTATGATCCGCGTTCGGCTACAAACGAAGAGGATTCGGCGAAGTACTTTAATGAACTGTTTATCGGCGACCAGCGATTAAAGGATGAGGTAACGCAAATCATCTTCGATACCAAAAATCATCAGCCCAAAACAGAGCTATCAAAAGTGTTTTGTGATGCCGATTTAAATATTCTCAAGCTGCCTTTTGATAAATTGCTGCAGTATGAGCAGCAGATATTTAAGGAGTTTCAGTTTGTTGATTATGCCATTTACCGCGAAAAGAGGGTAGAGGTGCTGCAGAGTTTACAGCAAAATGTAAACAACCCTGCGCTGGAGTATTTAATTGATTACGTGCGCACCCGCCGGCCCAGGATAGCGGTTTACCCCGGTAGTTTTAACCCATTCCATAAAGGCCACTTTAATATACTGCAAAAAGCCGAACAGGTATTTGATAAGGTAATCATAGCCCGCGGCGTTAACCCCGGTAAAGATGCTTCCAGTTATGCTTTACCAAATATTTTAAAATACAGGCAATTAGCCACGTACGAGGGTTTACTTACTGATTTTACCGGCAGCCTGGGCTATGCTGTAACAATAATCCGTGGCTTACGCAATGGATCAGATTTGCAATACGAATTAAACCAGTATCGCTATATGCAGGAGCTTGGCGATAAAAGTATCAATGTAATTGCCATATTTTGTGATATGGAATTTGAGCATATCTCCAGCACCGGCATCAGGCAGCTGGAAAAATATGGGAAAGCCGGGGAGTATTTGGTTTAG
- the rpsO gene encoding 30S ribosomal protein S15: protein MYLGKETKAEIFAKHGKGATDTGSTEGQVALFTHRIAHLTGHLKKNKHDFSTQLSLQKLVGKRRGLLAYLYKKDIERYRAIIKALQLRDIIK from the coding sequence ATGTATTTAGGTAAAGAGACAAAGGCAGAGATCTTTGCAAAACACGGTAAGGGTGCTACAGACACTGGTTCAACCGAAGGTCAGGTAGCATTATTCACTCACCGCATCGCACACTTAACTGGTCACCTTAAGAAAAACAAACACGATTTTTCTACCCAGTTATCACTGCAAAAATTAGTAGGTAAACGCCGCGGATTGTTAGCGTACCTGTACAAAAAAGACATTGAAAGATATCGTGCTATCATCAAAGCTTTACAGCTAAGGGATATCATTAAATAA
- the pnp gene encoding polyribonucleotide nucleotidyltransferase, whose product MSLNVIKKVIDLGDGRTIEIETGKLAKQADGSVVIKMGDTMLLATVVSSPEAKEGVDFLPLSVDYQEKYAATGRIPGGFLRREARLSDYEVLISRLVDRALRPLFPSDYHADTQVMISLISADKDIMPDCLAGLAASAALAVSDIPFNGPISEVRVAKIDGQLVINPTLTQLEHATLEFIVAGSEHDINMVEGESKEIQEAELVEAIKFAHTAIKIQCLAQKELTIEVGKTEKRVYCHENSNEDLKKAIYAATYDQVYAIASSASAKDERSAKFKEVRDAYIATLGEIDEVTKFLAKKYYHDVEYDAIRNLVLDEGKRLDGRSTTQIRPIWSEVGYLPSAHGSAVFTRGETQSLTTVTLGAKDDEQMIDGAFINGYQKFLLHYNFPGFSTGEVRPNRGAGRREIGHGNLAMRSLKQVLPSEDENPYTIRIVSDILESNGSSSMATVCAGTLALMDAGIKIKSPVSGIAMGLITNEMGTKYAILSDILGDEDHLGDMDFKVTGTANGIVAVQMDLKINGLSYEVLTNALNQAKDGRLHILGEMAKTITAPRVDLKPHAPRIVTIKIDKEFIGAVIGPGGKIIQEMQRETGATISIEEKDNQGIVQIFADNKASIDQALSRIRNIASKPEVGEIYEGKVKSIMPFGAFVEIMPGKDGLLHISEIDHRRIEKMDGIFEVGDEVRVKLLDVDKQGKLKLSRKALLPRPEAPKSEK is encoded by the coding sequence ATGAGTTTAAACGTAATTAAAAAAGTTATTGATTTAGGTGACGGCCGCACCATTGAGATCGAAACAGGTAAACTGGCCAAACAGGCAGATGGCTCTGTAGTTATTAAAATGGGTGATACCATGTTATTGGCTACCGTAGTATCATCGCCGGAAGCGAAAGAGGGAGTTGATTTTTTACCCCTTTCTGTTGATTACCAGGAAAAATACGCTGCTACCGGTCGTATCCCGGGTGGCTTTTTACGCCGCGAAGCGCGTTTGTCAGACTATGAGGTTTTAATCTCGCGTTTGGTTGACCGTGCTTTACGCCCGTTATTCCCTTCAGATTATCACGCTGATACACAAGTGATGATCTCTTTAATTTCTGCCGATAAAGATATCATGCCCGATTGCCTTGCCGGTTTGGCAGCATCGGCAGCATTAGCTGTATCTGATATTCCTTTTAACGGCCCTATCTCTGAAGTACGTGTTGCAAAAATTGATGGTCAGTTGGTAATTAACCCAACTTTAACCCAGCTTGAGCATGCTACTTTAGAATTTATTGTTGCAGGTAGCGAGCACGATATCAACATGGTTGAAGGTGAATCGAAAGAGATCCAGGAAGCTGAATTGGTTGAAGCTATTAAATTTGCACACACTGCTATCAAAATTCAATGTTTAGCTCAAAAAGAGTTAACTATTGAAGTTGGCAAAACCGAAAAACGTGTTTACTGCCATGAAAACAGCAATGAAGATTTGAAAAAAGCAATCTATGCTGCTACTTATGACCAGGTTTACGCAATCGCTTCTTCTGCATCTGCAAAAGACGAGCGCTCAGCAAAATTCAAAGAAGTTCGTGATGCCTATATCGCTACTTTAGGCGAAATTGATGAGGTTACTAAATTCTTAGCTAAAAAATACTACCATGATGTGGAGTATGATGCTATCCGTAACCTAGTATTAGATGAAGGCAAGCGTTTAGATGGCCGTTCAACTACCCAGATTCGCCCTATCTGGAGCGAAGTTGGTTATTTGCCGTCAGCCCATGGTTCTGCCGTATTTACCCGTGGCGAAACACAATCATTAACCACTGTTACTTTAGGTGCAAAAGATGATGAGCAAATGATTGATGGCGCGTTCATCAATGGTTACCAAAAATTCCTGTTGCATTATAATTTCCCGGGTTTCTCAACCGGCGAGGTTCGTCCTAACAGGGGTGCTGGTCGCCGTGAAATTGGTCATGGTAACCTGGCTATGCGTTCGTTAAAACAAGTACTACCATCTGAGGATGAAAATCCATATACCATCCGTATCGTTTCTGATATTCTTGAATCAAACGGTTCATCGTCAATGGCTACGGTTTGTGCCGGTACATTGGCTTTGATGGATGCTGGTATCAAAATCAAATCGCCGGTATCTGGTATCGCGATGGGATTGATCACCAACGAAATGGGTACTAAATATGCTATCTTATCTGACATCCTGGGCGACGAAGATCATTTAGGTGATATGGACTTTAAAGTAACCGGTACTGCCAACGGTATTGTTGCTGTACAAATGGACTTGAAAATCAATGGCCTATCGTACGAAGTGTTAACTAACGCTTTAAACCAGGCCAAAGATGGTCGTTTACATATCCTTGGCGAAATGGCTAAAACCATTACTGCCCCTCGTGTTGATCTGAAGCCACACGCTCCGCGTATTGTTACCATCAAAATTGATAAAGAATTTATTGGTGCAGTTATCGGGCCCGGTGGTAAAATTATCCAGGAAATGCAACGCGAAACCGGTGCAACTATTTCTATCGAAGAAAAAGACAACCAGGGTATCGTTCAGATTTTTGCCGACAATAAGGCATCTATCGATCAGGCTTTATCGCGTATCCGCAACATTGCTTCTAAACCAGAAGTTGGCGAGATATACGAAGGTAAAGTAAAATCAATTATGCCATTTGGCGCATTTGTTGAGATTATGCCGGGTAAAGATGGTTTGTTACACATATCTGAAATAGATCACCGCAGGATCGAAAAAATGGACGGTATATTTGAGGTTGGCGACGAGGTAAGGGTTAAATTGCTTGATGTAGATAAACAAGGTAAACTTAAATTATCGCGTAAAGCACTGTTACCAAGGCCGGAAGCTCCAAAATCCGAAAAATAA
- the rpe gene encoding ribulose-phosphate 3-epimerase, translated as MNHLIAPSILAADFANLQRDIEMINNSEADWVHVDIMDGMFVPNISFGFPVVAATKRHATKPLDVHLMIVDPDRYVKAFKDAGANGITVHYEACPHLHRTVQAIKELGCRAGVALNPHTPVALLEDIIADLDMVLIMSVNPGFGGQKFIANTYKKLNDLKALSERKNPGLFIEVDGGVDQNNVKELLQAGANVLVAGSSVFSSAIPADAIYNLKHP; from the coding sequence ATGAACCATCTGATAGCGCCATCTATTTTAGCGGCCGACTTTGCCAACCTGCAACGCGATATTGAAATGATCAATAACAGCGAAGCTGATTGGGTGCATGTTGATATTATGGATGGCATGTTTGTGCCAAATATCTCTTTTGGTTTTCCGGTTGTTGCTGCCACAAAAAGGCATGCCACCAAACCGCTGGATGTTCACCTGATGATTGTTGATCCTGATAGGTACGTTAAGGCGTTTAAAGATGCCGGTGCCAATGGTATCACTGTTCATTACGAAGCCTGCCCGCATTTACATCGCACCGTACAAGCTATTAAAGAGCTTGGCTGCAGGGCGGGAGTCGCCCTTAATCCGCATACGCCCGTAGCTTTGCTTGAGGATATAATAGCCGACCTGGATATGGTACTCATTATGTCTGTTAATCCTGGCTTTGGCGGCCAAAAGTTTATTGCCAATACCTACAAAAAGCTTAACGATTTGAAGGCCCTGAGTGAAAGGAAAAATCCGGGCTTATTTATCGAGGTTGATGGCGGTGTAGATCAAAATAATGTTAAAGAATTATTGCAAGCAGGTGCAAATGTGCTTGTTGCGGGCAGTTCTGTGTTCTCATCGGCCATACCGGCCGATGCAATATATAACCTCAAACACCCTTAA
- the serC gene encoding 3-phosphoserine/phosphohydroxythreonine transaminase, whose product MKHNFGAGPGILPQEVLKQASEAVIDFNGTGLSLLEISHRSKEFEAVLNEAVALVKELFDVPEGYSILFLQGGASTQFAMAPYNLLPSTGKAAYLETGVWANKALKEAKFFGEVEIVASSKADNFTYIPKDYTIPADAAYFHITSNNTIYGTQLQEFPKSPVPVVCDMSSDIFSRKINVADFGLIYAGAQKNMGPAGVTLVIVKDEILGKVDRKIPAMLNYQVQIEGGSMYNTPPCFAIYVSMLTLQWLKAKGGVEVIEQENITKARVLYDEIERNPLFKPVCATEDRSHMNVTFVMENPELEKPFLKLCDERGIVGIKGHRSVGGFRASIYNALPITSVYALIDVMQEFAESNK is encoded by the coding sequence ATGAAACATAATTTTGGTGCCGGACCAGGCATTTTACCTCAGGAGGTTTTAAAACAAGCTTCCGAGGCGGTTATTGATTTTAATGGTACAGGATTATCATTGCTGGAGATCTCTCACAGGTCGAAAGAATTTGAAGCAGTTTTGAATGAAGCTGTTGCATTGGTAAAAGAATTATTTGATGTGCCAGAAGGTTATTCGATATTATTTTTACAAGGCGGCGCCAGTACGCAGTTTGCCATGGCCCCCTACAATTTATTGCCTTCAACAGGCAAAGCCGCTTACCTGGAAACAGGTGTTTGGGCTAATAAAGCCTTAAAGGAAGCCAAGTTTTTTGGCGAAGTAGAGATTGTTGCCTCTTCAAAAGCCGATAATTTTACTTACATCCCTAAAGATTATACTATTCCTGCTGATGCGGCTTATTTCCACATCACTTCAAACAATACCATTTATGGTACACAGTTACAGGAATTCCCAAAATCGCCGGTACCGGTTGTTTGCGATATGTCGTCAGATATTTTCAGCCGTAAAATTAACGTTGCCGACTTTGGTTTAATTTACGCCGGCGCTCAAAAAAACATGGGCCCTGCAGGTGTTACCTTAGTTATTGTTAAAGACGAAATTTTAGGTAAAGTTGACCGTAAAATACCGGCGATGCTTAATTACCAGGTACAAATTGAAGGCGGATCGATGTATAACACCCCTCCATGTTTTGCTATCTACGTATCGATGCTTACGCTGCAATGGTTAAAAGCCAAAGGCGGCGTTGAAGTTATCGAGCAGGAAAACATCACCAAAGCACGCGTATTATATGACGAGATTGAACGCAACCCGTTATTTAAACCGGTTTGCGCTACAGAAGATCGCTCGCACATGAACGTAACCTTCGTAATGGAAAATCCTGAACTGGAAAAACCATTCCTGAAACTATGCGACGAAAGAGGTATAGTAGGTATCAAAGGCCACAGAAGCGTTGGTGGTTTCCGCGCATCAATTTACAACGCGTTGCCAATAACCAGCGTTTACGCCCTTATTGACGTAATGCAGGAGTTTGCTGAATCAAATAAATAA
- a CDS encoding D-2-hydroxyacid dehydrogenase, producing MIKILANDGIDPIGKQLLEEAGFIVDTNNIPQDELPVRLQEYDAITVRSATKVRKALIDACPNLKVIGRGGVGMDNIDVEYAREKGLSVYNTPASSSLSVAELVFASLFGAVRFLPDSNRKMPVEGGTKFNDLKKAYAKGIELRGKTLGIVGFGRIGREVAKIAIGVGMEVLAYDLFPFNPELDIVLGGGTTVKVSVKTSTLEEVTKTADFITLHTPFIDKALFGAEELALTKKGVGFVNISRGGLIDELALVDALNSGQVSFAALDVFDNEPTPREEILKHPKISLTPHIGAATNEAQERIGVELANLIIDHFKKA from the coding sequence ATGATCAAAATATTAGCTAATGACGGTATCGACCCGATTGGAAAACAGCTTTTAGAAGAAGCCGGTTTTATTGTTGATACCAATAACATTCCGCAGGATGAATTACCTGTGCGGTTACAAGAGTACGATGCCATTACTGTACGTAGCGCAACTAAAGTACGTAAAGCCCTTATTGATGCCTGCCCAAATCTTAAAGTGATTGGCCGTGGCGGTGTTGGTATGGATAACATTGATGTAGAATATGCAAGGGAAAAAGGCCTGAGCGTTTATAATACGCCTGCGTCATCTTCATTATCAGTTGCCGAACTTGTTTTTGCCAGTTTATTTGGCGCGGTAAGGTTTTTGCCAGATAGCAACCGCAAAATGCCGGTTGAAGGTGGTACTAAATTTAACGACCTGAAGAAGGCTTATGCAAAAGGTATCGAACTGCGCGGTAAAACTTTAGGTATTGTTGGCTTTGGCCGTATCGGCCGCGAGGTGGCTAAAATAGCTATCGGCGTTGGTATGGAAGTTTTGGCTTATGATTTATTCCCTTTTAACCCCGAGTTGGATATTGTTTTAGGTGGTGGTACAACCGTTAAGGTAAGTGTAAAAACTTCAACTTTAGAAGAGGTAACCAAAACGGCCGATTTCATTACCCTGCACACGCCGTTTATTGACAAGGCCCTGTTTGGTGCCGAAGAATTGGCATTGACCAAAAAAGGTGTTGGCTTTGTAAATATTTCACGCGGTGGTTTAATTGACGAATTGGCTTTAGTTGACGCGTTAAACAGCGGCCAGGTTTCATTTGCAGCTTTAGACGTATTTGATAACGAGCCAACCCCCCGCGAAGAGATACTGAAACACCCTAAAATTTCTTTAACCCCTCACATTGGTGCTGCCACCAATGAGGCACAGGAAAGAATAGGTGTGGAGCTTGCCAACCTGATCATCGATCACTTTAAAAAAGCATAA
- a CDS encoding MlaD family protein yields the protein MKISNETKIGALTVIAITILVLGYSFLRGNDVFSGSNKFYAVYNSVEGLGVSKPVLVNGFQIGRISKMELQPDGRTIVEFKIEEKYDVPNNTLAKLESTDLLGSKAIVFELGNSKILAENKDTLKADIQGSLAESLQPIQKKAEMLITKLDSSLAAINKILNPNFQKNVDRSFMSIANSLQTLEGVTKKIDNLVGTQTKHIDVILSNAEVVSSNLKTSTVHINGMATNFEKISNDIAASNIKNTLDNANKAMADLQATIANINSTKGTLGLLMNDDKVYKNMDAATNSLNNLLLDLKAHPKRYVSFSVFGGKKD from the coding sequence ATGAAAATTTCAAACGAAACAAAAATAGGCGCCCTTACGGTTATTGCTATCACTATACTCGTTTTAGGATACAGCTTTTTAAGGGGTAACGATGTATTTTCGGGATCAAATAAGTTTTACGCCGTATACAACAGTGTTGAAGGCCTCGGCGTATCAAAACCTGTACTGGTAAATGGTTTCCAGATTGGCCGTATTTCAAAAATGGAGCTTCAGCCGGATGGCCGCACCATAGTTGAATTTAAGATTGAGGAAAAATACGATGTCCCGAACAATACCCTGGCCAAGCTGGAAAGCACTGATCTTTTAGGTAGCAAAGCCATTGTTTTTGAATTAGGCAATAGTAAAATACTTGCCGAAAACAAAGACACTTTGAAGGCCGACATACAGGGAAGCCTGGCCGAGAGCCTGCAGCCGATACAAAAAAAAGCCGAAATGCTGATTACCAAGCTCGATTCATCGTTAGCGGCCATCAACAAGATCCTGAACCCAAATTTTCAGAAGAATGTTGACCGCAGTTTTATGAGCATTGCCAACTCCCTGCAAACCCTGGAAGGTGTTACCAAAAAAATAGATAACCTGGTTGGAACCCAAACCAAACACATTGATGTAATACTGTCGAATGCCGAAGTAGTATCATCTAACCTGAAGACGAGCACCGTACATATAAACGGTATGGCTACTAATTTTGAAAAAATAAGTAACGATATAGCTGCATCGAACATCAAAAACACCTTAGATAACGCCAATAAGGCCATGGCCGATTTACAGGCAACTATCGCCAATATCAATTCGACCAAAGGAACTTTGGGCTTGTTGATGAACGACGATAAGGTTTACAAAAACATGGATGCCGCCACCAACAGCCTAAACAACCTGTTGCTCGATTTAAAAGCTCATCCTAAACGTTACGTGAGTTTCTCGGTATTTGGCGGTAAAAAAGATTAA
- a CDS encoding N-acetylmuramoyl-L-alanine amidase family protein, with protein sequence MKNRALKRLIYSLSALLLLLSSFPLISYGLIKTDTVVNSGFKIKTIIVDAGHGGKPTGTGHFSHGASGSFSSERNVTLAIALKLQAAIEKDMAGVKAVLTRSTEDDVSFERRAEIANENKGNIFVSIHCNSLSDRHVREQVGTKRHKPVYRTVSVPDRSGKGVLLLVYGLHRSKEEERTIVHNQVEEDSGMDAGLDPDDPITIILTNEYKRKFRQQSIKLATLINNEFVETDGRPSEGLREQGIYVLCHTAMPSVLVETGYINNPSDEAYLNSEDGQNEIVSSIVRALLNYKNEVEHVSQ encoded by the coding sequence CATTGTTGTTACTCCTTTCATCGTTCCCACTTATTTCTTACGGCCTCATCAAAACAGATACGGTTGTTAATTCGGGTTTCAAAATAAAAACTATTATCGTTGATGCTGGTCATGGCGGCAAGCCCACCGGGACGGGGCATTTCTCGCACGGAGCATCAGGAAGTTTTTCTTCGGAAAGAAATGTAACGCTTGCTATCGCTTTAAAATTGCAGGCTGCAATAGAAAAAGATATGGCTGGGGTAAAAGCCGTTTTAACCCGGTCGACAGAGGACGATGTATCATTTGAACGCCGCGCCGAAATAGCAAACGAAAACAAAGGCAATATTTTTGTATCTATACACTGCAACTCACTATCTGACAGGCATGTGCGCGAGCAAGTTGGCACAAAACGCCATAAGCCGGTTTACCGTACGGTAAGTGTACCAGACCGCTCCGGCAAAGGAGTATTATTGTTGGTTTACGGTTTACACCGGTCAAAAGAAGAGGAAAGGACCATCGTTCACAACCAGGTTGAGGAAGATTCGGGAATGGACGCCGGATTAGATCCCGACGATCCCATTACTATCATTTTAACCAACGAGTATAAAAGAAAATTCAGGCAGCAAAGCATCAAACTGGCAACTTTAATTAATAATGAATTTGTTGAAACCGATGGGCGGCCAAGCGAAGGTTTACGGGAACAAGGTATTTACGTACTTTGCCATACCGCAATGCCATCCGTTTTGGTTGAAACAGGCTATATTAATAACCCAAGCGATGAAGCGTACCTAAACTCGGAAGATGGACAAAATGAAATTGTGAGTTCAATTGTGCGTGCGCTGTTAAATTATAAAAACGAAGTGGAGCATGTATCGCAATAA